DNA sequence from the Salvia splendens isolate huo1 chromosome 19, SspV2, whole genome shotgun sequence genome:
AATGTTAATAATAGTTGTaataacaattattattattaattgcaTTATGGCTAAAACCAAAGACAAAGTAATGATATTCAAGATTTTGTAATAGAATTAAAGATCCAAATTCAttactattttcatttatttttaaaatattctttttcttttttgcaaATTTCGTATTTGCATTaaggataaaaaaaaattaatccttCATTAGTCATTCCGCCCAATTCAAAGAAGAGAAAGGGGAAAATTACAAACTTCAAAATAACAAcacttacaaatagaacttttTCACTCTTTTTTGGGAATATTTACTTGGGATTCATTCACTTGGTGAATGATCAGAGAGCATTAATCAaaagcataaaataaaattttctttccTGGAGTAACAGCCATACAGTTTTGATGGATCTGACAACCATAGTGTATTAATTAATATCAGTAGAGATTAGAAAACCATGAAAAGGGTAACAACAAAAATTATGTACAAAGATTGAGAATTCTAAAATTTGAGGCGCCTCTTGCTTCATTTTTTGGCTGGAAAAATACACGCGTCTACCAAAAATGCCCTTGACAGTGAAAATACAGCCGAGTGACCTTTGTATCAGACTAGGCAGATGTGACAAATCGCCATCTACAAATACCTGCCCAGCCATCACGCTACAAATGACTactgttttatatttatattatggaCAAATTATAGAAAGCTGCGACTCTCTATGAACCCACAGCGGAGACGAGGACGATGATAGGATCGTGCCCTCTCGGCTGATGGGAGAGTTATTCTCCTCCACACGAACCAGAACCACATTGTCTTTTCTAATTGATGTCGCCTGACTCTTTTACGGCCTCTGCATTCATCAGAGCAACCACAGCTTTGTGGACGGCTAGGTCTGCTCTGTAGAACAGCTTCTGAGCCCTCTCCCTCTTCAGTCTGGCCATTTTTTGTGCTTGCTGTGCTGCGCCACATGCATCGCGTAACCGTAGCTCGTGGATATCTGGACTGTCAGGTCCTTCGAGGAAATAAGGCCACTGACCAGGTGATTCAGGCACACCTGTGTTCCATTGCTGGATTGCATTTCGCTTCCCTGTTGACCTCGGGGTGTATGGCTGGTTGTTATAAGAGGGGTATGATCCGAGCttctttgatttgtttttataaaACTTCGGGCTGTCTGAGGCTCCGGTGCCCAAGTAGAAATGCGCATCGCGTGGAGACAGTAGCCTTGATGATGGTGAAACATCGGAATAGTCATGATGAAGACTGCTTGAGTACAACATCTTCTCATCTCCGAAAACATGACCATTGGATCTCCTCCCTGCCATGAGAAATTGTTAATACAAAAATAGAGATGATCATGGAACAAGAGACAGAATGGATATGGCTTccagaaagaaaagaaaagaaaaaaaaaggtaatGGTATAATTATTAATAATCATTGAGACAATTGCAACAGGAAAGCAGTGAATACTACCAAAAATAAGACCGTCCTGATCCGCCATGGAAGCATGATGGTGTCCAGAAACTGGAAGTCTCCTGTGAGACCGTTGTTTAGAACCCTTATTGGGAACCTCCAAGCCACGTGGTCTTAAGCAGAATGCAAACATGGGTGGTTTTTCAGGAGGAACCTTCCCCTGATTACCTGCAGAAAAGGCATATAATCCGGGAGAAATCTTGTGCTCCCATTCTTTCAGCTGTTGTTGATACCTCTTCCAAAGAGGAGGCTGAATACAAAACAGTGGTAGCAATGAGCCTAAGAACaacaaaaaagagagaaaatatatatCTATACCATATATTGGCCAGTTAAGTCCGTAGCTGTATTTTTGTATGTTAAGTTTGCTCGACAAGCTTGGGAAAATAAGAAGAGCCTTATTCAGTTTTATAGTGATTTTTCAATCACTACCTAATGTGATGGGTTTAATCAGATGCATGGTCCAAAAGCACTATATATTCGCCTGAAGAGATCAGTTACCTACGCACACTAAACCTATGAGATCAACTTAAAGCATACATGCCACCAATCATTGTATTTCTAAAATCAATTGAAAGCGTGCATTGATGCTTCGTTCTCTTTTCTTTCTGGTTCAGGCACACTACTAAAACACATTTAAAAAGTCATTCATAGTAAAGTGAGCAATTATTTGACACTCtataggagtattaaatatgaCAAAAGGTATTTAACTTAACAAACGATATGCAATGCTACAATATAAAAGGACAATGATATAAAACAGACCTGCAGATGTCTTATCAATGACATGCCGATTTTCTCCCTCTTCTCCATCCAGTATTGATATAAGACTTTTGCAGCCCCCATTGACCCCATTCCAATCAGAAGcttttcaatttcttcatctGTGAAGTTCAACCGATGCTGAGAATACGAAACTTTTTCAAACATGTCTATTGCCTTCTCCAAGGAATCCTCAGATATCTCATCATGTTTGTCAGCACGACTATTGTGTGCCATCAACCACTGTTCATCATCACTATCCATGTCATATAAAATATGTGAGGCATCCATTGCCATTTCAGCATCATTTTGGACCTGTCGGATATACTGTACAGGATTCCGAACAAAAGGAGCTTCATTTCCATGGTCATCATCACTCTCTTCAACCATTCGTACTCCGGGGATGGGGATATTCTTCACAGATGCAGCACGGATATTCCTGTCGTGGCATTCCTCATGCATCTCCTTGAAAAGCATCCACTGGCTCCGGTCTGGAAACTCCAGTACCCAGTCCTTCCCTCCTTTCCACATCATAGCATGTGAGTAGCGGTTGGCAGACCCAGGCTGTAAAATGTGTTTAACCTTATAGGAATATTTAGTAACCCCAGAAAGTTTCACAGCCAGTCTCCATTCATTATGATCATCAACTTCCAACACAATATGTGCCCCATATTCTCTCCATCCTTTGTCCCCATTGGTGACTAGTACATTTGCAACACATTGAAGCAACTCCACATTTTTCTGGTTGTTACCAGAAGCATCAGATATCCTCTTCAGGCTAGCTTTCCTAATTCGTTTGCAAGGAAGAGATTTTGTGCTTGGCGATTTTTGCTTTTCACTGATATCACAACCTACAAAAGGCAATGTGTATTGAACTTGAGTGCGTGGCTTCTTTGGTCCATTACTGAATCCATTGGGCTTGAAGTTTGGGCTTCCATCAGGCCACACCAGGGGTTTATGTccaaatggagaagaaactgaGTTGCTTCCACTATGCTGCCATGAGCTTCTGAAGCCAATAGTGTTGGGTTTATGCATAAATCCATCATGCACATTCCAATCCACATCAGAGGCCTGCCTTGATTCAGAAGATGGAATGTCAACTCTCATGGCACCAGGTGTGGAATTAATCCTAGGGGCAGGAGTTTGGGATGTGATTGAAGTAGGCATAGATGAAACTTCGGGTGCATCAATCAGTTGGTGCGCTTCTTTCCTAGGCTCATGCTGGCATGGTTGACTAATAATTTTGGATGATGCATTTCCAGCAAATTCTTTGAGACATCCACCCCTTCCATCAATCTCGGGATTCTCCTTCTGGATATTTTTAGAGGAACATGCATTCTCAGCAGCATTGCTTGCCAAGATAACAACTCTTCCTGAATCTTGTTGAAAACCATTGAGACCAGGAGCTTTAGCATCCAATTTTCTGATATCATTACCAGCAGTACCATTTGGAAGAGCACTGAATCTGGGTTTAAATCGAACACATTCTGCACCTGGTTGACAAATAGCATCAGAACTTTCTGAAGAGCAGAGAGCATCCTGGTGTTGGAGATTAACCCAAGCAAAACTATGTTCCATCAGTAGCTTGAGATGTAGAGTTAGAAAGAAAGTTGGTGCAGCAAAAAAGGAAAGAGCGAATTGAGGCACTTTTCCAGGCTTTGCGGCCAGACTAAAAGCAGACTGAGTCATCCTTTTATTACGCGCTTCTCGGGAAATACCCATTGGCAAAATGCCAGAaacatatttctttttgaaacCCTGGAAGTGAAAGAAGGAGAACCATTACTGTTAAATAACAGATCCA
Encoded proteins:
- the LOC121778624 gene encoding uncharacterized protein LOC121778624 yields the protein MEISKKKSGGAEISKKNRSLDLKSLYESQFSEVRNSKKKVCDENDGENVKKKKRKSRKEVPLSSLESDAKKSRKEDVNGVKPELDFGKKLKGGSEGLHDISLPLGNNGSSFNIPKRPRGSVRRKKLKRDQGSEPTRLSDSADSAGEVKAEVTKSEDGEALNDRLAQVTTPLLGNDSVSTVKSKRKVNCSSSKSKQKSDSKPAVKSSGSNVKSKQEVGAEEVRNSEPGSACHTGKECNSVVNNTVPPRKRKQSNSQKKKDVVLSSGRGGAEAKTKKSQPSMGSSSNKLFVDFVDEDDDDEENLEQNAARMLSSRFDPSCTGFSLKKSPVSQKADGLFFSSSSARDSFTRQAKSFADGPSASADDQSRNLRPRRGNAVKGIPRKRRHFYEILSQDLDPYWVLNRRIKIFWPLDESWYYGLVNDYNSETKHHLIKYDDREEEIVNLLDEKFKLLLLPSEVPDNSKSKRRRAKDLHNGQTAPSAGDASCTRDPLDSEPIASWLASQSHRAKAPPKSLKRQRTSQKHLPLVSSLSSEKTDYSNSDVVDSMIFRSNPDCESASVDSLLDGQRGNNSLHTHTSPSEKHVVYVRKKYRKEIEGGNSVSRSVKACRTSPWTVSPLSPVGVGCRPSKGGSGKLLWSFDCQGKLRLKDVFLDSDQFKFEICLPVLPCLGTSFESGIFSLLHDILMLQHGVLVASSTAVVLEMLFIDTNYGMRFLLYEGCLKQAVALIFQILIVFSQFDEKCNDDMKLPATSIRFQLSSSQDPRKQHVFEFYSSSKLKSSRWLYLDSEILQHCLLIKQLPISECTYDNIKELECGNFQSCVPCDGLKHSSNEGFKKKYVSGILPMGISREARNKRMTQSAFSLAAKPGKVPQFALSFFAAPTFFLTLHLKLLMEHSFAWVNLQHQDALCSSESSDAICQPGAECVRFKPRFSALPNGTAGNDIRKLDAKAPGLNGFQQDSGRVVILASNAAENACSSKNIQKENPEIDGRGGCLKEFAGNASSKIISQPCQHEPRKEAHQLIDAPEVSSMPTSITSQTPAPRINSTPGAMRVDIPSSESRQASDVDWNVHDGFMHKPNTIGFRSSWQHSGSNSVSSPFGHKPLVWPDGSPNFKPNGFSNGPKKPRTQVQYTLPFVGCDISEKQKSPSTKSLPCKRIRKASLKRISDASGNNQKNVELLQCVANVLVTNGDKGWREYGAHIVLEVDDHNEWRLAVKLSGVTKYSYKVKHILQPGSANRYSHAMMWKGGKDWVLEFPDRSQWMLFKEMHEECHDRNIRAASVKNIPIPGVRMVEESDDDHGNEAPFVRNPVQYIRQVQNDAEMAMDASHILYDMDSDDEQWLMAHNSRADKHDEISEDSLEKAIDMFEKVSYSQHRLNFTDEEIEKLLIGMGSMGAAKVLYQYWMEKREKIGMSLIRHLQPPLWKRYQQQLKEWEHKISPGLYAFSAGNQGKVPPEKPPMFAFCLRPRGLEVPNKGSKQRSHRRLPVSGHHHASMADQDGLIFGRRSNGHVFGDEKMLYSSSLHHDYSDVSPSSRLLSPRDAHFYLGTGASDSPKFYKNKSKKLGSYPSYNNQPYTPRSTGKRNAIQQWNTGVPESPGQWPYFLEGPDSPDIHELRLRDACGAAQQAQKMARLKRERAQKLFYRADLAVHKAVVALMNAEAVKESGDIN